In the Devosia sp. SL43 genome, one interval contains:
- a CDS encoding cysteine desulfurase family protein: MTRPAIYLDHNAASPLLPEARSALVAALDLMGNPSSVHGHGRALRNLIDTARGQVATLAGAERKQVVFTGSATEAITQAIVGGAKAFASTAIVVSAGEHAAVTKAAEATGLPVITIGLLPDGSIDLDQLADVIFGAEGNLLVALHWVNNETGVVQPIGRISAIVGPTRHTLFIDAVQAFGKLPLDFATSAPDMMAISGHKIGAPAGIGALLVKAHADVVRLIPGGGQEQGRRGGTEATALIAGFGAAASAIGARYATADVPRLINRLEADLKSAIPGVAIFGATRLGNVTNFAVPGVKNATAMMALDLMGLSVSSGSACSSGKVGPSHVLAAMGVAPELADCALRISMGWNSTVDDVNAFVAGYQSILERQRARQGQAA; encoded by the coding sequence ATGACGAGACCGGCGATCTATCTCGATCACAATGCCGCGTCCCCGCTTTTGCCTGAAGCGCGGTCGGCGCTCGTCGCTGCCCTCGATCTGATGGGCAATCCCTCATCGGTGCATGGCCATGGCCGTGCATTGCGCAATCTCATCGATACGGCCCGTGGCCAGGTCGCGACGCTTGCCGGCGCTGAGCGCAAGCAGGTGGTGTTCACCGGCTCGGCAACCGAAGCCATCACCCAGGCAATCGTCGGTGGGGCGAAGGCCTTCGCCTCCACCGCTATCGTCGTCAGCGCAGGCGAACATGCTGCCGTGACGAAAGCGGCGGAAGCAACCGGCCTCCCTGTCATCACCATCGGCCTGCTGCCGGACGGCAGCATTGATCTTGATCAACTGGCCGACGTTATTTTCGGCGCCGAAGGCAATCTTCTGGTCGCGCTGCATTGGGTGAACAACGAGACCGGCGTCGTGCAGCCGATCGGCAGGATCAGTGCGATTGTTGGTCCCACCCGTCACACCCTGTTCATCGATGCCGTGCAGGCCTTCGGCAAGCTGCCGCTGGATTTTGCCACCTCAGCCCCCGATATGATGGCCATCAGCGGCCACAAGATCGGCGCGCCTGCTGGCATCGGTGCGCTGCTGGTCAAGGCGCATGCCGATGTGGTTCGCCTTATTCCAGGTGGCGGGCAGGAGCAGGGGCGCCGTGGCGGTACCGAGGCGACTGCCTTGATTGCCGGGTTCGGTGCAGCAGCTTCTGCCATTGGTGCTCGCTACGCGACCGCCGACGTTCCGCGGCTGATCAATCGCCTGGAGGCCGACCTCAAGTCGGCGATTCCCGGTGTAGCGATTTTTGGGGCCACCCGGCTGGGCAATGTCACCAACTTTGCTGTCCCGGGCGTCAAGAATGCCACCGCGATGATGGCTCTGGACCTGATGGGTCTCTCGGTGTCATCCGGCTCTGCCTGTTCGTCCGGCAAGGTTGGTCCGAGCCATGTGCTGGCTGCCATGGGTGTCGCGCCCGAACTGGCGGATTGCGCACTGCGCATCAGCATGGGCTGGAATTCCACGGTTGACGACGTGAATGCATTCGTCGCCGGTTACCAATCGATCCTTGAGCGCCAGCGGGCGCGGCAGGGGCAGGCGGCCTAG
- the sufC gene encoding Fe-S cluster assembly ATPase SufC: MTTPILEIRNLHARIEEREILKGVNLTIPAGQVHAIMGRNGSGKSTLSYVLAGKEDYEVTEGEILLNGVDILEMEPAERAVAGVFLAFQYPIEIPGVATMTFLKAAINAQRKARGEGEMSTPDFMRAVKEAGSQLNVDTEMLKRPLNVGFSGGEKKRAEILQMALLKPALCVLDETDSGLDIDALQVVSKGVNALRNDNRSMLVITHYQRLLNHIVPDVVHVFSDGRIVESGDKDLALQLEAKGYADFDATAA; encoded by the coding sequence ATGACCACCCCGATCCTTGAAATCCGCAACCTGCATGCTCGCATCGAAGAGCGCGAAATCCTCAAAGGGGTGAATCTCACCATCCCTGCCGGACAGGTCCACGCGATCATGGGGCGCAATGGTTCGGGTAAGTCGACCCTGAGCTACGTTCTGGCCGGCAAGGAAGACTACGAGGTCACCGAGGGCGAAATCCTGCTTAATGGCGTTGATATCCTCGAGATGGAGCCTGCTGAGCGCGCTGTCGCCGGGGTGTTCCTGGCCTTCCAGTACCCGATCGAGATCCCCGGCGTCGCCACCATGACTTTCCTCAAGGCGGCCATCAACGCCCAGCGCAAGGCGCGCGGCGAAGGCGAAATGTCGACGCCAGACTTCATGCGCGCCGTCAAAGAGGCGGGCTCGCAGCTCAATGTCGATACGGAGATGCTCAAGCGCCCGCTCAATGTCGGGTTCTCGGGCGGCGAAAAGAAGCGGGCCGAAATCCTGCAGATGGCCCTTCTCAAGCCGGCGCTTTGCGTACTCGACGAGACCGATTCAGGGCTGGACATCGATGCGCTGCAGGTGGTGTCCAAGGGCGTCAACGCCCTGCGCAACGATAACCGCTCGATGCTCGTCATCACCCACTATCAGCGGCTGCTGAACCACATCGTGCCGGACGTGGTGCATGTGTTCAGCGACGGCCGGATCGTCGAGAGCGGCGACAAGGACTTGGCGCTGCAGCTCGAAGCCAAGGGCTATGCCGACTTCGACGCGACGGCGGCTTGA
- the sufB gene encoding Fe-S cluster assembly protein SufB, with the protein MANDYADIPTLKENIDRATVDSVRSLDVDKYKYGFETDIESDMAPKGLSEDTVRFISRKKNEPQWMLDWRLEAYARWLTMTEPTWAKVHYPKLDLQDMYFYAAPKSSPAPKSLDEVDPALIAMYDKLGVPLREREILAGVERPNVAVDAVMDSVSVVTTFREELSKVGIIFCSISEAIREYPELVQKYLASVVPVSDNYYATLNSAVFTDGSFVYIPKGVRCPMELSTYFRINEKKTGQFERTLIIAEADSYVSYLEGCTAPMRDEAQLHAAVVELVALENAEIKYSTVQNWYPGDKDGKGGIYNFVTKRGDCRGDNSKISWTQVETGSAITWKYPSCILRGDGSRGEFYSIAISNGHQQVDSGTKMLHLGKNTSSRIIAKGIAAGFSDNTYRGQVSAHAKAKNARNFTQCDSLLIGDKCGAHTVPYIESRNGTAVFEHEATTSKISDDQMFYCQQRGLSEEDAVALIVNGFVRDVLQHLPMEFMVETQKLIAISLEGSVG; encoded by the coding sequence ATGGCCAATGACTACGCCGATATCCCGACGCTCAAGGAAAACATCGATCGCGCCACCGTGGACTCCGTCCGTTCGCTCGATGTCGACAAGTACAAGTATGGCTTCGAAACCGATATCGAATCCGACATGGCTCCCAAGGGCCTGAGCGAAGATACCGTCCGTTTCATCTCCCGCAAGAAGAACGAGCCCCAGTGGATGCTCGACTGGCGCCTGGAAGCCTATGCGCGTTGGCTGACCATGACCGAGCCGACCTGGGCCAAGGTGCACTATCCCAAGCTCGACCTGCAGGACATGTACTTCTACGCCGCGCCCAAATCGTCGCCGGCGCCAAAGAGCCTCGACGAGGTCGATCCCGCGCTGATCGCCATGTATGACAAGCTCGGTGTGCCGCTGCGCGAGCGCGAAATCCTTGCTGGTGTCGAGCGCCCGAACGTGGCCGTCGACGCGGTGATGGACTCGGTTTCCGTCGTCACCACCTTCCGCGAAGAGCTGAGCAAGGTCGGAATCATCTTCTGCTCGATCTCGGAAGCCATCCGCGAATATCCCGAGCTGGTGCAAAAGTACCTGGCCTCCGTGGTTCCGGTCTCGGACAACTACTACGCGACGCTGAATTCTGCCGTCTTCACCGACGGCTCCTTCGTCTACATCCCCAAGGGCGTTCGCTGCCCGATGGAGCTCAGCACCTATTTCCGCATCAACGAGAAGAAGACCGGCCAGTTCGAGCGCACGCTCATCATCGCCGAAGCCGACTCGTATGTGAGCTACCTCGAAGGCTGCACCGCGCCGATGCGAGATGAAGCCCAGCTGCATGCCGCCGTGGTGGAACTGGTCGCGCTGGAAAACGCCGAGATCAAGTATTCCACCGTCCAGAACTGGTATCCCGGCGACAAGGACGGCAAGGGCGGCATCTACAATTTTGTCACCAAGCGCGGCGATTGCCGTGGCGACAATTCCAAGATTTCCTGGACGCAGGTCGAAACCGGGTCGGCCATCACCTGGAAATATCCGAGCTGCATCCTGCGTGGCGACGGTTCGCGTGGCGAGTTCTATTCGATCGCCATCTCGAACGGTCACCAGCAGGTCGATAGCGGCACCAAGATGTTGCATCTGGGCAAGAACACCTCCAGCCGCATCATCGCCAAGGGCATCGCCGCCGGCTTCTCGGACAACACCTATCGCGGCCAGGTCTCGGCCCACGCCAAGGCCAAGAACGCCCGCAATTTCACCCAGTGCGACAGCCTTCTCATTGGCGACAAGTGTGGCGCACACACCGTGCCTTATATCGAGAGCCGCAACGGCACAGCGGTGTTCGAGCACGAGGCGACCACATCCAAGATTTCCGACGACCAGATGTTCTATTGCCAGCAGCGCGGCCTCAGCGAAGAGGACGCCGTGGCGCTGATCGTCAACGGCTTCGTCCGCGACGTGCTGCAGCACCTGCCGATGGAATTCATGGTCGAAACGCAGAAGCTGATCGCCATCAGCCTCGAAGGCAGCGTCGGCTAA
- a CDS encoding cupin domain-containing protein — MTDAPRSPVVRLADLTLDAWEQGSLYKSADISFGRLTGLRNLGASYNEVPPGKSSCPFHNHHQEDELFIVLEGEGTYRFGSDRHVFKAGDVLVAPAGDQSTAHQIINTGSQTLRYIGVSTMAATEVCEYPDSGKFGVFSRTTGNPTDKSSLRHLIRDGKAVDYWDGEPGA, encoded by the coding sequence ATGACTGACGCGCCGCGCAGCCCGGTGGTTCGCCTTGCTGATCTCACGCTCGATGCGTGGGAGCAGGGTAGCCTGTATAAGTCAGCCGACATTTCGTTCGGTCGGCTGACGGGTCTGCGCAATCTTGGCGCCAGCTACAATGAAGTGCCGCCAGGCAAGTCGAGCTGTCCGTTCCACAATCACCATCAGGAAGATGAGTTGTTCATAGTGCTGGAAGGCGAAGGGACCTACCGCTTTGGCTCGGACCGCCATGTCTTCAAGGCAGGCGACGTGCTGGTAGCACCTGCAGGCGATCAGAGTACGGCGCACCAGATCATCAATACCGGCAGCCAGACGCTCCGCTATATCGGCGTCTCGACCATGGCCGCGACCGAGGTTTGCGAGTATCCGGATTCCGGCAAGTTCGGCGTGTTCAGCCGCACGACCGGCAATCCGACCGACAAATCTTCTCTCCGCCACCTGATCCGCGACGGCAAGGCCGTCGACTATTGGGACGGCGAACCGGGCGCCTGA